In Thermomonas carbonis, a single genomic region encodes these proteins:
- a CDS encoding sodium/sugar symporter has product MGLGTLDIAIVLAYLAGIFILAQWVSREKAGHQKDAQDYFLAGRSLPWWAIGASLIAANISAEQIIGMSGSGYAIGLAIASYEWMAAATLLIVGKWFLPVFLRNGIYTMPQFLEQRYGSRIRTLMAVFWLGLYVFVNVTSILWLGAIAVSQVTGMDQMLAVVLIGVFALLYQLYGGLKAVALTDIVQVTLLVLGGLLVAGLTLNQLGEGAGILAGFHRLREAQPGHFEMILDKDNPFYKDLPGIGVLVGGMWIMNISYWGFNQYIIQRALAAKDIAEAQKGVLFAAFLKLLMPVIVVLPGIAAVMLAPGLDKPDQAYPTMMRLLPTGILGLVFAALVAAIVASLASKINSIATIFTLDFYAKMKPLADQQKLVRVGRITAIVAVLLGILAAKPLLGSFDQAFQYIQEYTGFFTPGIVVIFVLGLFWKRANEAGALAAAIGSFVLSIVLKLAWPELPFIDRVGLVFLLALALAVVVSLLTRHAPEKDIIDTRNVDYSTGTVFNIGGIAVLAILAALYALFW; this is encoded by the coding sequence GTGGGTCTTGGGACATTGGACATCGCCATCGTGCTGGCCTATCTGGCCGGCATCTTCATCCTGGCGCAGTGGGTCTCGCGCGAGAAAGCCGGCCACCAGAAAGACGCGCAGGATTACTTCCTGGCCGGCAGGTCGCTGCCGTGGTGGGCCATCGGCGCGTCGCTGATCGCGGCGAACATCTCGGCCGAACAGATCATCGGCATGTCCGGCTCGGGCTATGCCATCGGCCTGGCCATCGCGTCCTACGAATGGATGGCGGCGGCGACGCTGCTGATCGTCGGCAAGTGGTTCCTGCCGGTGTTCCTGCGCAACGGCATCTACACCATGCCGCAGTTCCTGGAACAACGTTACGGCAGCCGCATCCGCACGCTGATGGCGGTGTTCTGGCTGGGCCTGTACGTGTTCGTCAACGTCACCTCGATCCTGTGGCTCGGCGCGATCGCGGTCTCGCAGGTCACCGGCATGGACCAGATGCTGGCGGTAGTGCTGATCGGCGTGTTCGCGCTGCTGTACCAGTTGTACGGCGGCCTGAAGGCGGTCGCGCTGACCGACATCGTGCAGGTCACGCTGCTGGTGCTGGGCGGCCTGCTGGTCGCAGGCCTGACCCTCAACCAGCTGGGCGAGGGCGCCGGCATCCTCGCCGGCTTCCACAGATTGCGGGAGGCGCAACCTGGCCACTTCGAGATGATCCTCGACAAGGACAACCCGTTCTACAAGGACCTGCCGGGCATCGGCGTGCTGGTCGGCGGCATGTGGATCATGAACATCAGCTACTGGGGCTTCAACCAGTACATCATCCAGCGCGCACTCGCGGCCAAGGACATCGCCGAGGCGCAGAAGGGCGTGTTGTTCGCGGCCTTCCTCAAGCTGCTGATGCCGGTGATCGTGGTGCTGCCGGGCATCGCCGCGGTGATGCTGGCGCCCGGCCTGGACAAGCCCGACCAGGCCTATCCGACGATGATGCGCCTGCTGCCCACCGGCATCCTCGGCCTGGTGTTCGCCGCGCTGGTCGCCGCGATCGTGGCGTCGCTGGCGTCGAAGATCAATTCGATCGCGACGATCTTCACCCTGGATTTCTACGCCAAGATGAAGCCGCTGGCGGACCAGCAGAAGCTGGTGCGCGTTGGCCGCATCACCGCGATCGTCGCCGTGCTGCTGGGCATCCTCGCCGCCAAGCCGCTGCTGGGCAGCTTCGACCAGGCCTTCCAGTACATCCAGGAATACACCGGCTTCTTCACCCCGGGCATCGTGGTGATCTTCGTGCTGGGCCTGTTCTGGAAGCGCGCCAACGAAGCCGGCGCACTCGCGGCCGCGATCGGTTCGTTCGTGCTGTCGATCGTGCTGAAACTGGCGTGGCCGGAGCTGCCTTTCATCGATCGCGTCGGCCTGGTGTTCCTGCTCGCGCTGGCGCTGGCCGTCGTGGTGTCGTTGCTGACCCGGCACGCGCCGGAGAAGGACATCATCGACACCCGCAACGTCGACTACAGCACCGGCACGGTCTTCAATATTGGCGGCATCGCGGTGCTCGCGATCCTGGCCGCGCTGTACGCCTTGTTCTGGTAA